The following coding sequences are from one Gossypium hirsutum isolate 1008001.06 chromosome A12, Gossypium_hirsutum_v2.1, whole genome shotgun sequence window:
- the LOC107934741 gene encoding uncharacterized hydrolase YugF has protein sequence MLTLTSASSALTLFPECKTQRRRFTISAAADDKFPSFLPKQMEEIKDPFARKLATRIERLPVNASFSEKSIMSSCVKPLIQSSQNPVVLLHGFDSSCLEWRYTFPLLEEAGLETWAIDILGWGFSNLERTKSCDVASKREHFYQLWKSYIKRPMTLVGPSLGAAVAVDFAVNNPEAVENLVLIDASVYAEGTGNLAKLPRAAAYAGVSILKSFPLRLYINFLAFKGVSFDTGLDWVNIGKLHCLYPWWEDATVSFMISGGYNVSRQIDQVKQKTLIIWGEDDQIISNKLAVRLHCELPNSIIRQIPDCGHLPHVEKPDSAARLILEFLQNYSCQKKAQLAPTEEVVY, from the exons ATGCTCACCCTCACCTCCGCCAGCTCCGCTCTAACATTATTCCCGGAATGCAAAACCCAACGGCGCCGATTTACAATTTCGGCGGCGGCGGATGATAAGTTCCCTTCCTTTCTACCAAAGCAAATGGAAGAAATCAAAGACCCATTTGCCCGGAAACTCGCCACCCGAATCGAAAGACTGCCCGTTAAT GCTAGCTTCTCAGAAAAAAGCATTATGAGTAGTTGCGTGAAGCCATTGATTCAGAGCAGCCAAAATCCAGTGGTTCTCCTTCATGGCTTTGACAg TTCTTGTTTAGAATGGAGATACACATTTCCATTGCTTGAGGAGGCTGGTTTAGAAACTTGGGCTATTGACATTCTTGGTTGGGGTTTCTCTAATTTAG AAAGAACCAAGTCATGTGATGTAGCATCTAAGCGTGAGCATTTCTATCAG CTATGGAAGTCATACATCAAAAGGCCAATGACATTGGTCGGGCCAAGTTTGGGCGCTGCTGTTGCAGTTGATTTTGCAGTCAACAACCCGGAAGCT GTTGAAAATCTTGTTCTGATCGATGCAAGTGTATATGCGGAAGGCACGGGAAACCTAGCAAAGTTACCTCGAGCAGCAGCCTATGCTGGG GTATCTATATTGAAGAGCTTCCCGCTACgcttatatataaattttttggcATTCAAGGGTGTGTCATTTGACACCGGCTTAGACTGGGTTAAT ATTGGTAAACTGCATTGCCTATATCCTTGGTGGGAGGATGCAACCGTGAGTTTTATGATCAGCGGTGGTTACAATGTCAGCCGACAGATAGATCAG GTGAAGCAGAAGACACTTATCATATGGGGTGAGGATGACCAGATTATTAGCAACAAGCTAGCAGTG AGACTGCACTGTGAACTGCCGAATTCAATTATTCGCCAAATACCCGATTGCGGTCATCTTCCTCATGTAGAAAAGCCAGATTCTGCTGCCAGATTAATCTTGGAATTTTTGCAGAATTACAGCTGCCAGAAAAAGGCCCAGCTGGCCCCTACTGAAGAAGTTGTGTATTAA